DNA sequence from the Coregonus clupeaformis isolate EN_2021a chromosome 13, ASM2061545v1, whole genome shotgun sequence genome:
TTGTTTCTTTCATTGTATTATGAAATACAATGAGCGTATCGGTCGTTTAAATTGATAGCTGTACCATGAAAATAATGAAAACACATGATTGAAACAGAGATTAGTGAATCGTTTcaccgtatatatatatatatatatatatatatatatatatatatatatatatatatattattgtcaAAGTTTGTATCTTTGAAGAGGAGCCACTATCTCATAGTGTGTTGGTTTTCCACAGGGTAGAGGAGGGGCATTACCAAAGGCCGCTATCAGATTCCTTATCGTCCTGAATAATCGTGTCTGTACTCCACACACTCCGTCTGAAACACAGAAACGCCTTATCTGTTCATTCAGGTCAAGTCAGGATAGTTTGCTATTTCCAAAATAACAATGAGGTTGTCACTAATTCCACATTACCGTTTTATAATTTTGTATGTACTGTAGCGTTTTGAGGACATACCTCCTAAGGGATGAGCTTTCTATAATTGGAATGTAAGAAAATGTGTgtgaatgtacagtatattttTGTAATTCATGTGTACCCATGTGGTAATCTATGGCCAACCAATGGATATTGATAACATGTCTGTTATTTATCTTTTCTCACCTCAACTGTTCATGAGCCCTCCTTGATTTGGAACACTGTAGGTGTAGACATCTTTCCATCTTTCAGTGAAAATAGCATTTCAATTACAGCATTTCAATGCAGTGATTTTTTGTGTAATCGTACAGTATAGTACATTACAGTCCAGTATTTATGGATTCAAATTAAATGGAACAACCCGTCTGTATGAGCATGAATCAGAAAGATGGAAACACAGGTGTGTATTTGTCATACAAATAGTAATGTCATATCATCCATCTGTTGTTTTCATTCTGTAAAGTTGTTATCCACCACCTTGCTGAGAAATTATGCGTTTCCATCACAATAGCATTGATGCAAATGTGAATTTATAGCTAAAGTCAATCAAAATGGCAATAACTAAACCTTCATGTTTCAAATATTTATGGATTATGGTCACATGGTGTTAGGCCAAAAACCTACGATGGATCAACAATACTGTTCAAGTACTCACAGAACACATAGGCAGTAGGTATTGGCCACACTCTCACTGTCTCGGAGTAGATCGCTCCCATCTCTCCCCACTGCACCCAGGATCCTCTCAGTAGTGGCCTTGCTGATAGCCCCATGGTAAACGGACACATGCTCTATCACACTGAAGCCTGCTGTCACTATGAATGAGTAGCACTGGCACACACTCGTTATGGTAGTATTTATGGTACGGTAGCATCTACAGGAAATCATATCATATCCTAAGAGGAAAGAAAAGGTCACACATaggcctacagatgtaggatcttaatttgagccagtttcctacagcaggaaaattatcctgcagcaacaggaaatgttaattaaATGGATTCTaattaatgaaaataaaattgtaggggttgatacatatACATTCGTAacggaaaatcaagtctgaaatttcaaagtggaaattaaacttcagaagcctttatAAACCTCCAATATCTCCAATACACTGCAAGTTCTcatgcaacagggtgatcaaattaagatcctacatctgtactctcTGGTCATTAAGGAAACACTGCAGGAAACAGTATTTAAGTACAGTACCAGTATTTACATTGATTTGTTTTTCACTTTTATGTTCATTGTAATGTTCAGACCATATTACTTGATAATATGATGGGTCTGGATGAGTTTTAATAACTAAAACTACAATTTGAAGTAGAAACTATGCAATTATCAATCAGAGAGAATTCCTTTGCACCTGCGCTTCTCAAACCCAGCCACAGAGTGGCAGTAAAACTGCCTATATCAATGCTTGTTACTCAGTGTATGTCCTTGTCTCTATTACGGTTGCACACAGAAATGTCAGGAGAAAAAAACAGCAAGTTTTGATTGTATGACAAACAATCAAATGCATGTTCAAATTGCTACAATGTGATGCAAACACGACTCCTGACTTTCCCATGTTCAACTTGAGCATGGCCTTAACTGAATGGATGTTTTGTTTTCACACCAAGAAGACAGCCAGACAGTAATGGCATTATTAATTATTCTATTATATCAAATGAAGAGTGACTGGAAAACATATCATTCATAGCGTATCCTGATAAGGGTTGTACATTTGACCCAATACAATGTtaattatgtggtcctctgtagctcagctggtagagcacggcgctcgtaacgccaaggtagtgggttcgatccccgggaccacccatacacaaacatgtatgcacgcatgactgtaagtcgctttggataaaagcgtctgctaaatggcatattataattatgGTTCAAGAGACACAGTTTACAGTAGATGTTTGCATGTACCTTTTCTTGCCATTTAGAAGGCTCTGTGTTGACATATTTTTTTACTTATATACAATAAAAACAACATACACATATCACATTATTGTAACTAGGACAAAGGCACATACACTGTAGTTGTATATTTCACACACTTATTATCACACTGGCCTGTGGATCTCAGAAAACATGACAGGTTTACCCAGCACATATTCTGTAGATTTTGTGATATAATATCCCTTCACCCTAACATGAGCTTGGTGGCATGGGATGTGAAACTGACATTTAAATATATGTTGATATGCCCTCTGTCCAGCCTACAGGGTGTCCCTAATTAGGAGTAGATAGAGGGGTCAACGTCCCCTGGAGACTAGGCCTGGGGGTCATCCAAGATGCCCGGGGTCAACTGTTACACATCTGACAGACAGGCCTCTCATAGTCCTGCCATGTAACCTCCCTCCACTAGGGGCCCCTACTGTGTTGGTCCAGAGTCTCCAGTTGCCCCGTGTCCTTGAGGTCGCTGAGCTTCCTGGAGAAGGAGCTGAGCCTGGTGCTGATGGAGTCTCTCTTCTGGGACAGCCTGGGAGCCTTCTCCTCGTACAGCCGCCACAGCTGCTCCCGAAAGTGGTTCCCAACAAAGCAGTAGAGGAAGGGGTTGATGGCGCTGTTGGAGAAGCCCAGGCAGAGGGTGAAGGGCATCAGGGTGATGATGGCCTGGCGCACCCAACAGCTGTGCATCACCCCCAGGGTGCTCAGGATGTCCAGGAAGGTGAGTATGTGGAAGGGGAACCAGCAGACGAAGAAGGCCAGCACCACAGCCACCACCATCTTCATCACGCGGTCCAGGTTGCTGGAGCTCTTGTCCAGGCTGGACTGTTCCCCCAGGAGGTGCTTCCCGATGCGGCAGTAGCAGCTGGCGATGACGGTGAAGGGCACCAGGAAGGCCAGGATGTTCTTGGTCAGGGCCAGGCCTGGGAACCAGTAGGGTGGGCAGATGAGGACACAGGCCGTGACCCCCAGCTCCTCCAGGTGGTAGGTGTCTCTGAAGGCCATGGTGGGGATGGTCATGAGGCCAGCGATGGTCCAGATCACACAGCTGACCACTCGCGCCCGACACAGGTTCCTGCTGCACTGAGACTGGAGGGGATAGACAATGGCTCTGTAGCG
Encoded proteins:
- the agtr2 gene encoding type-2 angiotensin II receptor yields the protein MATTLSNLSMATNSSEDLMINSSACDSISPSLHQNKLIPTIYSVIFVLGFVGNVLVVFVLCQKSNRKTVANTYIVNLAISDLLFLISLPFWAVYYSFDYNWVFGGLMCKLCGCLLSLNVYASIYFITCMSVDRYRAIVYPLQSQCSRNLCRARVVSCVIWTIAGLMTIPTMAFRDTYHLEELGVTACVLICPPYWFPGLALTKNILAFLVPFTVIASCYCRIGKHLLGEQSSLDKSSSNLDRVMKMVVAVVLAFFVCWFPFHILTFLDILSTLGVMHSCWVRQAIITLMPFTLCLGFSNSAINPFLYCFVGNHFREQLWRLYEEKAPRLSQKRDSISTRLSSFSRKLSDLKDTGQLETLDQHSRGP